CGTAGTAATTTAAGTATACTTTAATTTTAGCATGGACAATTTTTTAAAGGTTTTatgaacatttttaattttaatttttaattactttttaaaatttttataaattatacataGATTATCACGAGATTAATCAcattaatttcattaaaattttaaagtttaattaatttttttcaaaaaataatttaactaaaattttaaaattaaaatctaaaataatccAAAAGAAGAGATCAAAGTGACATAatggactaaatttattattatgtcttaaataatttaataaagaatTTTAAGGTCCTACATATTATATTTATGGTataacaaaagaaataaagaaataagtttTTCTTTTAAGAAAATGGATATGAGAGTATATCGGGTTTTTAccctaatattataaaaaaaaaatttatacaccAAAATGAGTTGTCAGccagattaattacgaaaatggtataCTTTTTGGGGTTGTGCCTACCTGACAGGCACAacccattattttattgttaaatttctttttttgttttaaaaaattattattatattatttttaatatttatattaatatatagataaaaatacGAGTTTTACACGGATAAAAAATACCCGAAACGGGTCAAGCCTGTCAGGTAGGCACGGCTAGTCGTGCCTGACAGGTGGCACAACACCCTGcatatttcccttttctttcttttcattttacaaaaattggtcttatatcacttttggtcctctactaggcctaaaattaaaatttaatctttatacttgaatatctacaataatatttggttctatttttataatttttttccaaataattaacattgttaattactcgataaaatttttgacgtgttttttaaacaaaaattagtttaacaaaacaatgatatgttaagttagaataagttttaaataataaaatttcaaacaaaattgtattaaaatttttgttaattactCTATAAAATTTTTGattagtttaacaaaacaatgatatgttaagttggaataagttttaaataataaaatttctaataaaattgtattaaaatttttgttaattactcgataaaattttgacgtgtttttaaataaaatattagtttaacaaaacaatgatatgttaagttggaatacattttgttagaaattttattatttaaaacttattacacttaacatatcattgttttgttaaactaatattttgtttaaaaaacacGTTAAAACTTTAATgagtaattaacaatattaattatttagaaaaaaattataaaaataggaccaatattattgtagaaattcaagtataaagattgaattttaattttaggcctagtagaggaccaaaagtgatataagaccaatttttgtaaaatgcaaataaagaaaaggaaatgTGTAGGGTTGTGTCACTGTAGGCACGACTAGTCGTGCCTACCGACAGCTCGACCTGCTTTGTATTTTTATCCGTATAAAACCCGTATTTTAtccatatattaatataaatattaaaataatataataataattttaaaaaataataataataaaataataggttGTGCCTGTCAGGTAGGCACGACCCCAAAAAGtataccattttcgtaattaatctggCTGACAACCCATTTTggtgtataattttttttttataatattgaggTAAAAAACCCGAGTATatcagaaaaggaaaaaaaaagaaaaagaaaaagaaatacatGAAAGTcatgaatttgatttgatttgaggTGGAAAAAGTTATGAATTCCTACATGAGGGAAGACGTGAGCAATATTCCGGTAGATATCCCTTATTTTGTTTGGCTGAGGTGAAAGTCATCGATTCTTACATTAGTTTGatttaaacataaattttcaTGTAATCATCCATGCGAGTGTACTCCACTTGGGGATAAAGCTTTGAAGCTTCTTCACTTCCTTCTCCTATTTCAAAGTTGGTTAAGCAGCCTTCGTagaatatgtggtagaaatgccCTACCCCTACCTGCCCTGCCAAGTCAAACCCTGCATTCATTACACACATCACATCAGTACTATTATCTCATACATGCATACACACATACATTCCGTACCTTTCATGGAGGCTAAGAAATCATCTGCAGAAATGCTGATTTTGTCTAGTTTGTTCCCACTGAGGGTCTCCCATTTCTGGATTAGCTCGGATTGTGTGAGGATGTTATGTGGGGGCCTTATGTACAATGTTTTGTTCAACATTGTGGGATCATCTATTGCTTTTATCGTGTATGTGGCAACATCCTCTTCGTCCGTAAAAGCCACTGTATTTATATGTTGATTGATTGATTAATTAATGGAAGTGTTTGTTGCATTCAATAAATAAAgagtaaactacaaaaataatcacttttgtttgcttcatattacattttagtcacttatgtttgaaatgttatgttttagtcacttatgttatcgttttgttataaagtggtcactctaccattaagatccgttacctccctaacggcggtcctacgtggcagtccaaatgggttttaaatacCTACTTGGATATTTAGTTGTTGtgataaaaatatgtttttaattaaataaatttaatttggaccgTCACATAagacatccaagttggcatttaaaatccatttggactgccacgtaggaccGCCGTTAGAGAGGTAATGGAGCTTAACGGtaaagtgatcacttcgtaacaaaacgataatataagtgactaaaacgtaacatttcaaacataagtgactaaaatgtaatgtgaagcaaacaaaagtgactatttttatagtttacccataaataaataaaagtacctTTAACATTTCCGTCACCGTAAAGATAAACCTTGTCTTTAGGAGGAGTGAGCCTTCCAAGCTGAGAAAGGTTGCCCACAAAGTAACCGGCAAAGCAGTTGGCAATAACGTAGGTGGAGGGGATGTTGGCCTCTTCAATTGCTTTTCTCACTACCATTTTTTCATCAAATGTTACTCTTCCTGGTTCAAGTGCATGTCCCATCCGTGCTGGATCCATACCAAACTCCGATGGCAAAAATCGCtgcatttatatattatattctaattaatttactattatatttcatgttactaaattattagtaaatttatattttgatcacttaaatttaaaaaattatagaatgatcattaaattattcgaaaatttttatttaagtaattaaactatttaaaatttttatttaagtttctGAATTgttaagttttttaaaaaaagtccGATTAGCGAGCTTCAAGTAGTGATTCGATGATTAGTGTGGTAAATCAATACTCATCGACAAATAAAAGAACATACATTTGATCCAAGTTAATCTGACAATCAATGTCGCATATCAAAGaagaaatttatttaaatttttattcacaAATTCGTGACATTTAaagttattttatgaaaaaaaaaaaaaaactaaactgtacaaaaaaaaagtaaaacgCGGAAATTAAATACCTTAACATTCCCAGCTTCTCTGATGGCTTCCACAAGCTTGAGCTGCAACAAAATATTGTGGCTGCGAAAATGCACACCAGACATGGTGCAAATAACAACTTCAACTAGCTTAACAGCGTCGACCAAGCTTTTATGATCATTAAAAGAGCCCTCGATTAGGTGAGCCCCTTGTTTCTTGAAGGAGAGTAAGATCTGCAGCTTATCAATGTCCAGTCCAATCTCTGGGCGTTGAAGGACATAGGTTTCATGCCCCTCTGCCAAGCTTGCCTTCACGATCCTCCGGCCAATATACCCTGTTCCCCCCACCACTAGAACCTTGCTCTTCCCCATTTTGTATTTATATATGTTCACTCTTTTGTTTCTCTTGCTTTCTGCGAAGGGCTGTTGTATATATAATGAATTGGGAGTCTACCCTCCTTTTATTCTTGTTTCTCACTTCTATAAAACAAATATGGGAAAAATGAGGTCAGCTTCATGGATTTATTATCCATGCCTTACGTCTGAagtttgatttggcttgtaataTATCACACCCTATGGACTTTTATCAAAGTTTTACCAATGATTGATTGCGACAGCAAATGTTTTAAGCACACTCCTTCCACGTATTATATATATCTTAATTtttcttataaaaaaaattatcatatATCTTTATCTATATCAAAAGTTGCTTTTACCACTAAACTATAATTTAGatttaattatgtttttgtttattaATGGTGAGGGtgagttttattttaaaatattggaTAGATCACAGTGGGTTGGTGTGTTAGGTGCTGAGTATTGACCACTTGGATTGCAATTTCTGTTGAGATCTTAATTCACCCTTAATTAGGGCTTAAGTTTTCACTCATTAATCCTTTCAAAGCAATCAACACATGCTTTGAAAAACATTTAGTCAACCACCAAACCCCTTTCAACCCTAGCCGCGCTGCTTGAttttgttttacaattttttaaaatatctaTCAATCATACTTTTAAGTTACATTTTCTCATTCTATATTataacaaatattcatttttacCTCTAACAGCACTtccaataaaatttaaataatttatttatttttattttatgatttatatttgagatttataattattctttttaataatattgCCTTGAACTTTATTATCTCCAGTACACTATTATGTTCTATATTTATATTTAgtgatattaaattatttatttgatggTAAAGATTCTGATCTTAAATATGTACCcaaataataatttcaatttgATACCATAAAACATTGGATTTTTTCTTAAGAAAAAAGGAAATTCATTAATAATGAAAGCAATTATAGGTTGGTGAGAAGTCTTGAAGCCTACTTTGATAACTCATCCCATGTAACTCAGAATTTATTAGAAAGGCGGTGGAGGATTGATAAAATGTCTTTGGTATCTTGAAACATTGCAtcacatacataataatattttctCATTTTGCCTCAATTTATGGAAAAGTCTTATCTTTGACTCTAAGCATACTGTACCAATTGCTTGAGTATTAGCTGAGAGGAGGACCGCAAATTTACTAAAACTTTTTTTATAACCACATATTTgggatttttttattaaaataatacaaaaaattaGGCTTTTTTTATTAAGAtaatacaaaataaatatttaaatacttAAATGGTATGCCAATACTATTATTTACCAAAATGATATGTTTACAACAATGTTGAGGTGGAGGGCATGGAGAAGGCAgcaccacttttttttttttctgatttaaTCATGGAACCATCATCACTAAATGATgtgtattaaaaaatatatattttaaaggtGAGGGGAGTGAGAGAGGTAGCACCTTATTTTGTGCCTATACATTGGTGAAATTGGGCAAAAATACGAGTTAAAGGGGTGGAGGGTGATTGAGAAGCGACACCAGTGGAGGGTTCCTGACAGGAGACACCCAATGAAGGGTGCCTGACAGGGGGCACCCAGTGCTGAACCCCTATTTGAGCTGTGTTTTCTTGAACAATTTTGAAGATAAGAAGAGAAGAGGAAAAAATTTGGTTGCAGAATAAGAGAAAATAGAGAAGAATTCGTATGGTtggtatatataaaatttattttattttcagtatttttttaaataaaatattgagaaatttaactatttttatagatctagtattgaagatggataatcaaTTTTTCGTATGTGTTTATTTCGATGGAGTAATTTTGACAACAACAgttggatgtatatttgaatgtcaccaacaaatagcaatgagatttaatagaaatatctCGGTTAATGATATGAAAGAAAGGATTAGTGCAAAATTTGTTAGACATTGTGGGAGGAGGATCTCGAGACTATTCTACAAATTTTCAATTTCGACAAATCTCATCAAATTCACCGAGATGGAGCTTATAGATGAtgaagacgtggagacaatggTCGTACTTTATTTCCAGAATTGAAGTCGCCAAATTGATTCGATTCAGTTGTTTGTTGAGTTAGCTACTGTGGAGCTAACTGAAGATTTCACCCCATTAGATGAAAAACATGGAGTTTAATATCCATGTACAGTGGTTCCGAGAGTGTACGTTGATAGGAAATTGACTGTACGCAGTATCGACATTGATCTTAATGCACCACCTGCGTTTGAAAACTTTAACCTGAGTCCCCGTTTACAAATACATCCGGTGGTGATTGAGACCGATGTGGATGGTGTTGATCGATATGATAATAATGGTCTTTTTGATCACGTGGTTGAAGATTATAGTGACCCCGATCTAAACGAAGTCTTGAATGATATCAATGACGAAAGGGCTAATGATGATGGAAATGTTTATGAGTCTTTAGTCGGGAACTTGAGTTGAGGCATTGTGATACGCAATGATCCTGATGCACACATGTCAATTATAGATTTTGATGTGATGCATGCATCCAAGTTCCCGAAGTACCCTGATATGCTACCTACTTACCAGTTAGCCGCAGATCCTAAACGTAATGAGTTGTTTGTGGGTCAAAAATTCGTAACCAAGGAAGACTGTGTATTTGCCATTAAGCAATATAGCATGAATGTGTTGATTGACTACAAAGTCATCCTGTCTAAACCGATATTGTATATGGGGAGTGTTAGAGGTTGGCAGGAGGTTGCAATTGGCGGGTATGAGATGCATTTATCCAGAGATCGCAAATGTGGGAGTTCTAAAAATTTGTTAGGCCTCACACATGCACTTCAACACGTATAACGCGAGATCATCGCAAACTTTATGCCAAAACTATTTACAACtgcatcatgccaatggtgaaggacatgcTCATCATTCCTATTCCGGTACTGATTGTCAAAATGCAAAAATGATTCTAGTGTGCCATACCAAAAAGCATAAATAGCTAAACAGATGGCTATGGAGAAGTTGTACAGAGATTGGCATGCATCATACAATGAGTTATAGGGGTGGATAACTACTAAGTGGGAGTACGTGCTAGGGACTGTCATTGAGTTACAAACACGACCTTATTACGACTTGGATGACCAACTACAACCGGGAAGAATAATTTTCCAACAGATGTTCTGGACATTCGATCCATGCGCTTGGGTCTTTCCCCATTGTAAGTTACTTGTGCAGGTTGATGGAACCTAGCTATACGAAAAATATATGCAGATCTTACTTATTGCGGTTGCGCAAATCGAAAATCAGAACTTGTGAACATATGTTGTTTAGGACGACAATATTTGCATAATATTCAATAAATTGAAGGGAATAATTTTCGCGATTAGGTGTTCTAGTGTTCTATAGATATCTGTTTACTACATTTGACACATCGCGACTAACTTCCACCTAGACTACAAGAATGCAAACTAGCGGAaataagttgtgaaaatgggttaGAGCTAAAAgtaaaggaagaagaagaagaaacaaaaaaTTTTAGTAGGGCAAACATATTTCTCATATTTTCCTCATCCAAAgggcaaaagaaaataaaaacgaaAACTGTCCAAGATAATATTAAGCCAAATTTGTAACATCTTGCCTGTGAAACTAATTTCTTATTTTTAGATTTCAATTTTTCTAATTCAACTCATGCCTTCTTCAATATTTTTCCCACACAATCATTTTGATTTCTCAGGGCCACAATTTCAACACTAAGGGTTTCAAATTCTTCACAGCTCTGACTATCTATTTTAAGGGACCTATTGCTCGAGTTAACATTAGCACCTTCACAACTAAAGCTATTATCGTTAGTTGAATCCTTCACCCAGTCAAAATATTTACACCTCTTACGACCATTCTATTAGTTGTTTAGAAAAATACACCACACATGTGAGTGGATGTAAACAGACTAGGGAATAATAGTTGTAATGTTTGGAAAGGAATATGACATCTAGATGAACTACACAATTAATAACATTGTTATAATAGCACGAGTCAGATAACATAAATAAAGTAATTGTATGTAATGAATATTAGTAAAAATTACCCCCTTATCGGCATATGTCTCAATCATCTAGCGGTAAATTAGAAGTGTATATGACCTCCCAATACCTGGAGAAGAACTCCATCTATGAAAAAGGTAAACTTGTTAGaacaaattttcataaaaaaacaaaatttttgttgtAATGGTTAAATTTTATCACATATTCACGAGTGCAAAGGCATATGTTTGGTGAGTAACTGATGCTAAGAATGACATCCTTTAAAGCGCCCAAGACTGTAGCAATATTAGACACCTATCTATGTCTACGGTGTTGAGTACGCCTCATATTTCAGTAAAATTTGTTTTGTGCTCAATTGTTGTTAATGTTATAAACTGGAAATAAACTAAATGCAAAATTGTTTGTGTTCAATTTTTTGCAATTGGTCTGTAAGACTAGCTTAATTACAACTGCAAATTGGTGTTTATTGAATGAAAATGGAAGTGAACTGAAGATGTTGAATTTACTATGATCAACATTACATGttgggaaataaaaataaaaatgcagTTGGAACTTGCATAACTTAACAATCAGATCATTTGGCACTCTCAAGTTTACTGTAGATCatattaaatactaaaataaactTATAAGCCAAAAGCCACATCATCTATAGACACACACTATGCCTTCTGAATCAAAGGCAAATTTATGAAACACTCTAGATGCATCATTTAGTTGTAGATAGCCTATAACTCTGGGCTATTTTTGAGAATAAAGATCAATCTGTTCAAATTTGATTGGCTACAATGAATTGACAAATTCATCATTTCTTAGCTACGACATAGTGGCATAAAATGCGAAGgcaaagaaaaatggaaagaCCAAAATGATGAAAACTAATGAAAATAAATTTGTAGGATCCATCTAAAATTGTGAACAAAGAAACATAAAATAGAATGAACAAGACTATACTTAACCTGcaagagaagaaagaaaatgtTAGAGCTAGAAGTAGACAACGAAgaacaagaaacaaaaaaatttagTTTTTCAAGTGGATTAACCATTGCAAAGTAAGAGGGAAAGGGAGATTTATTACTTGAGTTGGGTTTGGATTCTGAATCTTGATGCAACAGCGTAAGTAAGTATAGATATTGAAAGAGATTAAGCAGAATGATTGTTTTCGAAAATGGATTTGTTCAAATTTTCTCATCAACCAAACAtgtaaaattgaatgaaaataaaatggaaaGGGAGACTCCTTGAGTTTTCAGTATTGAAGTGACAGAGTAAGAATGTGAAGCAACAAGGATTAGGATGAGGAAATTTAGAAGTCGATACATGTAAatgtattatataattttattttatattttccctTAAATCAACAATCAACTCGAATACTTGTTCTACTGCAGTATGTGATGCTTGAAAAATACTTCTCACAATCGCATTTAATGCACttgctttcttttttttaaaattaatccaaattattaattaattacaaaaatgaCCCACTTATAAAATTTTGTATTCAAATTACCCAAATGCAAATATGAACATTGAATCTCCATTCATTGTGAAACAATATATTACGTTTATGGTATGGCTACCATATTTCTCATATTTTCCTCATCCATATAACAAAagcaaataaaaacaaaaacttcCTAAGATAATATTAAGCCAAATTTGTAACATCTTGCCTGCGAAACTAATCTCTTatttttagttttcaatttttcTAATTTAGCTCATGCCTTCTTCAAATTTTTCCCACACGATCATTTTAATCTCTCAGAGCCACAATTTCATCACTAAGGGTTTGAAAATCTTTACAGCTCTAACTATTTGTTTTAAGGGACCTAACATTGCTTGAGTTAACATTAGCATCTTCACAAATGAATCTATTATCATCAGTTGAATCCTTCACCTAGTCAAAATATTTATACCCCCTACGACCTTCCTATCAATTGTTTTGATAGGTGCACCACAAGTGTGAGTGGATGTAAACATACTAGGGAATAATAGATGCAATGTCCGGGAAGGAATATAACATATAAATGAATTGCATAATTAGTAACATCGTTATAGTAGCACGAGtcaaataacataaataaagTAATTGCATGTAATGAATATTAGTAAAATTACCCCCTCCTCAACATGTGTCTCAATCATCTAGCGATAAATCGGAAGCGTATATGACCTCCTGATACCTGGAGAAGAGCTCCATCTAAGAAAAAAGCAAACTTTTATaacaaattttcataaaaaaaaaatttcttgttGTAATGGTTAAATTTTATCACCTATTCACGACTGGAAAGATATATGTTTGGCGGGTAACTGATGCCAAGATTGGCATCTTGTAAAACGTCCAAGACTATAACAATACCAAACACCTGCCTATGTCTACGGTGTTGAGTATACCCCACATTTTTGTCAAATTTGTTTTGTGTTCAATTGTTTTCAATGTTATAAACTGGAAATGAACTGTTTGCCAAATTATTTTGTGTTCAATTGTCTGTAGTTGGTCTCTAAGGCTAGCTTAATTACAACAGCAAATTGAAGTTCATTAAATGAAAATGGAAGTGAATTGAAGATGCTAAATTTAATATGATCAACATTACATGttggaaaatgaaaatgaaaatgcaaTTGGAACTTGCATAACTTGATAATCagatcatatggcaccaaccaagTTTACTGTAGATTAtattaaataccaaaataaaccTAAAAGCCAAAAGTGACATCATCTATAGACATACACACTATGCCTTCTAAATCAAAGGCAAATTTATAAAACACTCTAGATACATCCTTTGGTTGCAGAGGGGCTATAACTCTCGGTTGTCTTTGAAATTAAAGATCAAATTGTTCAAAGTTAATTGGCAAATTAATAGCCACAATGACATAAAATGCATAATTAATAACATCGTTATAGTAGCATGagtcaaataaaataaataaagtaattgtATGTAATGAATATTAGTAAAAATTACCCCTTCTTCGGCGTGTGTCTCAATCATCTGGCAGTAAATCGGAAGTGTATATGACTTCCCGGTTCTCAGAGAAGAACTCCATCTATGAAAAAAGTAAACTTGTtagaaaaaaatcataaaaaaataaaatttttgttgtaatggtaaaattttatcacCTATTCACGAGTGGAAAG
Above is a genomic segment from Gossypium arboreum isolate Shixiya-1 chromosome 8, ASM2569848v2, whole genome shotgun sequence containing:
- the LOC108468897 gene encoding isoflavone reductase homolog, with product MGKSKVLVVGGTGYIGRRIVKASLAEGHETYVLQRPEIGLDIDKLQILLSFKKQGAHLIEGSFNDHKSLVDAVKLVEVVICTMSGVHFRSHNILLQLKLVEAIREAGNVKRFLPSEFGMDPARMGHALEPGRVTFDEKMVVRKAIEEANIPSTYVIANCFAGYFVGNLSQLGRLTPPKDKVYLYGDGNVKVAFTDEEDVATYTIKAIDDPTMLNKTLYIRPPHNILTQSELIQKWETLSGNKLDKISISADDFLASMKGFDLAGQVGVGHFYHIFYEGCLTNFEIGEGSEEASKLYPQVEYTRMDDYMKIYV